The window GCTCCTCCACAGGCTGAAGCCAAGGCTCCCGTAGCTGAAACCCCGGACGAGACTTCTACTCAGGCTCAGGCAcagtctcctcctcctccctctaATGCAAGCGCTACTCCCAAGGAGAGACCGCAGCGAATATCTCCGCCGCAAAACACCGCCGTCAGCGCCGACGCACGCGCCAAGTCTGGCTCTAACCCGCGACAGAAGCTTACAGAAAATGAATTGGCTGCTAAGATGGAGAAAATGAAATTGCTGTCAGCAGAGAAGGCGCGCAAGTTTGAGATGGCAGAACAAGACGAGAAGCAGCACGCCGAGGCATACGCGCGAGGAATGGAGGAGGCGcgcaaaagaagagcagaggaggcagagagaaggaaaCGTGGCGAGGAGGATAGACGTAAGTTAGAGGATGAGCGGGCCAAGAATCGCGAGAGGAAGCTCAAGGCTATGAACATCAAAGATGGCAGCTGGGACGAAGGCAAAGAGGCCCTggcggaggaagaggcaagaAGGGGCTTTCGCGGCGCAAACGGCGGTGTCAGGGGAACCAAGAGCCGAGGTCTGGGTGGAAGCCGATTCGCTCGAGATGAGGAATCTCCGGATGTCGACCGCTTCCTCGATGACCGCTACCGTGGCCGAGGGCGGGGAGATCGTGGGAGAGGTGGCAACGGCAGAGGTCGGGGTCGAGGCCGAGGCGGTTATGATGGACCAGTCAACGATGCTCGTGCAGCGAAACAAGAAATCCCTGCCGTCGACGACTTCCCCGCCCTTCCTGCTGGAAAGAataacaacaataacaacacgAAGGCGGATACAGAACAGAGCAGCAATGCACAGTCAAAACCCACCATGGCGCAGGCGGCTAAGGCCCCTCCTCCGCCTTTACCCTCTGTTGCGCCTGGCGGAAGGTgggatgatgagatggaagCTCTTGATGCTTTGAATCAGTCTCAATCATAGGTTGGGAATAAGAGATTGAGACGCAGGCGAAAACGCTAGCAAGAATGGGAGGACAGGCAGTATCGATTACAAGAGGATACTCGGGTTTTGTTACCCATTATCACTTTTCTCTTGAAAGTATCAGCGGCCTCTTCGGGCTTTATTCTTATGATGTTGGAGGacaggaaggggaaaaaaattatatatactactgGGGCAAGGATACCACCTTTCTTGATATTAATAGTCCTGTTAGTTTGTTGCTCTCAGCGTAATACATCGGTAGATAGAAAGATGGCAAAAATTGAAGCGCATTTGGCCGATGTTTTAAAGGGGTATATGACTCTGTATTCCGGATTCTATGTACGATCTTTTTCTCGTCCTACCAATAATAAAACACTAAACACTAAGAGGTACCCTGATTATCGTCCGTTTGTAGTTGACTGACACAAAAAGCTTCCCAGACGCCGAGCTGTAATgcaaaataatttttatcaTCCCGTAACAGGATATTTTACCACCCTCCGCGAtaccctctccctcccctcccgCTTCTGTATCCTCCAGGACCTCTGGGTCCCCTAGGACCACCTCCGCCGGGCCCATCATCGTCCATAGCCGGCCGTGACCGGCCCTTCATCTCCTTCGGGAACGCGTCGTACGTCTTACGCATTTGCGCATATCCCAGATGCATCTTTCCGTAAAAGTGGTCTGCCAGTCGGCGATCGTTGTCCAGTCTACTAAGATAGGCGCCGCAGACGTCGCAGACCTGCAGCTTCTGGTGGCCCGAGGGGCCGGAGGTGTCTGATAaggccttgagctccttctcGCGCTCGGCTTTCTGCTGGGCGGCTTGGCGGACGCGGAAGAGCTCGTCTTGTGCGCGGGAGACTTCGCCGAGGGAGCCGAGGATTTCGACTTCGAGGAGGCCGCTGTTGATGGACGATGTGAGGTCGGATATCGTTTTGAGCTGCGAGGAGAATATGGTTAGCTGAAGTGCGTCTCTCACGGTTTGTATATAGGCATGTGCATATAGGTATATCCCAATTGAGGTGaaaggcgagagagaaaggactCACCAAAGCGTTCGTCTGTCGAATCTCATCGGGCGTCTTCTCTAAGCGCCTCTGCGCCGCATCTATCCTGCGATTGCACTCGTCGATGTACTTTTGCAGATCGCGCATGTAGTCGTACTCGAAGCCGTACTTGTGCTTCTCCCGCTCAGACAGCCCCTCGTACTCGGTCTTGAGGGCCTCGGCGTGCACCTTGGGACACGGCCCGAGGTCCTGCTTGGTGTTGGTGAAGAGGTCGTGCGGACACGTGCCGGCGATGTAGGACCGGCAGACTTTGGGGTCGTTGAGCGAGAGCTGCTGGGCGCGCGAGGAGGCGGACGCGCCCATGAGCTGCTCGAGCAGCTTTCTTTGTTCGGCGGCCATGATGACAGTGCTCTggctggggaggagg is drawn from Trichoderma asperellum chromosome 4, complete sequence and contains these coding sequences:
- a CDS encoding uncharacterized protein (EggNog:ENOG41~BUSCO:EOG092D3R6J), giving the protein MAAEQRKLLEQLMGASASSRAQQLSLNDPKVCRSYIAGTCPHDLFTNTKQDLGPCPKVHAEALKTEYEGLSEREKHKYGFEYDYMRDLQKYIDECNRRIDAAQRRLEKTPDEIRQTNALLKTISDLTSSINSGLLEVEILGSLGEVSRAQDELFRVRQAAQQKAEREKELKALSDTSGPSGHQKLQVCDVCGAYLSRLDNDRRLADHFYGKMHLGYAQMRKTYDAFPKEMKGRSRPAMDDDGPGGGGPRGPRGPGGYRSGRGGRGYRGGW
- a CDS encoding uncharacterized protein (EggNog:ENOG41), whose product is MDDQFGGRTDDDLFYDDFEPVESEAVLITEEPYIPPYTQPEPAATPVPDPAPAQAPTSAAPSRQSQTPPSSKPSPAPAPAAAKSKKPSKGLSSSRFADNPSPKPSPAPAKAPTRAPKQAPKQAPKQAPKQAPAKRPAPAPEQAPPQAEAKAPVAETPDETSTQAQAQSPPPPSNASATPKERPQRISPPQNTAVSADARAKSGSNPRQKLTENELAAKMEKMKLLSAEKARKFEMAEQDEKQHAEAYARGMEEARKRRAEEAERRKRGEEDRRKLEDERAKNRERKLKAMNIKDGSWDEGKEALAEEEARRGFRGANGGVRGTKSRGLGGSRFARDEESPDVDRFLDDRYRGRGRGDRGRGGNGRGRGRGRGGYDGPVNDARAAKQEIPAVDDFPALPAGKNNNNNNTKADTEQSSNAQSKPTMAQAAKAPPPPLPSVAPGGRWDDEMEALDALNQSQS